A DNA window from Camelina sativa cultivar DH55 chromosome 13, Cs, whole genome shotgun sequence contains the following coding sequences:
- the LOC104734668 gene encoding F-box protein At5g06550-like — MPKYKNLLLASKRRKSKSKKRKLTQREPESLFQERAFNQEIEEDEDETGFKLKIAAPSQEHGVQPLGNLYFNPGSVNVRNTGLGNLQILTDELVLDILGLLDATHLGLLATVTKSLYIFANHEPLWRNLVLEELKGEFLFNGSWKATYVAAHHPKFKLSGDDESNLKIIDFYSDYMFQSWLCANLEMKPKWLRRDNITRVRGISVEDFITKFEEPNKPVLLEGCLDHWPAIEKWSRDYLTQVVGDVEFAVGPVEMKLEKYFRYSDGAREERPLYLFDPKFAEKVPVLDSEYDVPVYFREDLFGVLGNERPDYRWIIIGPAGSGSSFHIDPNSTSAWNAVVTGSKKWVLFPPDVVPPGVHPSPDGAEVACPVSIIEWFMNFYDDTKDWEKKPIECICKAGEVMFVPNGWWHLVINLEESIAITQNYVSRRNLLNVLEFLKKPNAKELVSGTTDRENLHDKFKKAIEGAYPGTIQELEKKAEEAKRVEEQRVSFWDSAKADTFKFSF; from the exons ATGCCAAAGTACAAGAATCTGCTGCTAGCATCGAAGCGTcgtaaatccaaatccaaaaagCGAAAGCTTACTCAGCGTGAACCTGAGTCTCTGTTTCAAGAGAGAGCGTTTAATCAggaaatagaagaagatgaagatgaaacagGGTTCAAGCTCAAAATCGCAGCTCCTTCACAAGAGCATGGTGTTCAACCTCTCGGAAACCTCTATTTCAATCCTGGTTCGGTGAACGTACGAAACACTGGGTTAGGTAATCTCCAGATACTCACTGATGAGCTCGTTTTGGATATTCTAGGTCTTCTTGACGCCACTCATTTAGGTCTTTTAGCTACTGTAACcaaatctttatatatttttgccaATCACGAGCCTCTCTGGAGGAATCTCGTCTTAGAAGAGTTGAAAGGAGAGTTTTTGTTTAATGGGTCTTGGAAAGCTACCTATGTAGCTGCTCACCATCCTAAATTCAAGTTGTCTGGAGATGATGAATCGAATTTGAAGATTATAGATTTCTATTCTGATTATATGTTTCAGAGCTGGTTGTGTGCGAATCTCGAAATGAAACCGAAATGGCTTAGAAGAGACAACATTACTCGAGTGAGAGGCATATCTGTTGAAGATTTCATTACTAAGTTTGAGGAACCGAATAAGCCTGTTTTGTTGGAAGGGTGTTTGGATCATTGGCCTGCTATTGAGAAATGGTCAAGAGATTATCTGACTCAAGTGGTTGGTGATGTTGAATTCGCTGTTGGTCCAGTTGAAATGAAGCTGGAGAAGTATTTTAGGTATTCCGATGGAGCTAGAGAAGAGAGGCCGTTGTACTTGTTTGATCCCAAGTTTGCTGAGAAAGTTCCGGTTTTGGATTCAGAGTATGATGTTCCTGTTTATTTCAGAGAGGACTTGTTTGGTGTTTTGGGAAACGAGCGACCTGATTATAGATGGATCATAATTGGACCAGCCGGATCAGGATCGTCTTTCCACATTGATCCTAACTCAACATCCGCTTGGAATGCGGTGGTTACAGGTTCGAAAAAATGGGTTTTGTTCCCACCGGATGTGGTTCCACCAGGTGTGCATCCAAGTCCTGATGGAGCTGAAGTGGCTTGTCCTGTTTCTATTATAGAGTGGTTCATGAACTTTTATGATGATACTAAGGATTGGGAGAAGAAACCTATTGAGTGTATATGCAAAGCTGGGGAGGTCATGTTTGTACCTAATGGATGGTGGCATCTCGTTATTAACCTTGAGGAATCAATTGCAATTACTCAGAATTATGTTAGCAG GAGGAATTTGTTGAATGTGTTGGAGTTTCTAAAGAAACCGAATGCTAAAGAGCTTGTCTCCGGAACAACTGACAGAGAGAATTTGCATGACAAATTCAAGAAGGCCATTGAAGGAGCTTACCCCGGGACTATTCAAGAGTTAGAGAAGAAAGCAGAAGAAGCTAAGAGAGTCGAAGAACAAAGAGTTTCTTTCTGGGACTCTGCCAAAGCTGATACTTTCAAATTCTCTTTCTAA